One Mesomycoplasma molare genomic window carries:
- the rlmB gene encoding 23S rRNA (guanosine(2251)-2'-O)-methyltransferase RlmB has protein sequence MRRFICGKNSVIDAINNNVPIIEIFTSRPEEILKITKSIKINKVNEVFLNNLVKENHQGFVAEIQKIEYYDIETIFRDKAEKILILDHIKDPHNFGAIIRTANASGLKHIIIPKDRSVDLTDTVLKVSSGGFVNMKFIKVNSISAFITRLRKEHFWIYGTTLSKNSIEIDKVNFNYPLAIIMGSESNGISKSVEKMTDQNIYIPLKGTVQSLNVSVATGIILFKLK, from the coding sequence ATGAGAAGATTTATATGTGGGAAGAATTCTGTAATTGATGCAATAAATAATAATGTTCCAATAATTGAGATTTTTACATCAAGACCAGAAGAAATTTTAAAGATTACAAAAAGTATTAAAATAAATAAAGTAAATGAAGTATTTTTAAATAATCTTGTTAAAGAGAATCACCAAGGTTTTGTAGCAGAAATACAAAAAATAGAATATTATGATATTGAAACTATTTTTAGAGATAAAGCAGAAAAAATATTAATACTTGATCATATAAAAGACCCACATAACTTTGGAGCGATAATAAGAACAGCAAATGCTAGTGGTTTAAAACATATAATAATTCCAAAAGATCGTTCAGTTGATTTAACAGATACAGTTTTAAAAGTGTCTTCTGGTGGATTTGTAAATATGAAATTTATTAAAGTTAATTCTATAAGCGCCTTTATTACAAGATTAAGAAAAGAGCACTTTTGAATTTACGGAACAACTCTTAGTAAAAATTCTATTGAAATCGATAAAGTAAATTTTAATTACCCATTAGCAATTATAATGGGTTCTGAATCGAATGGTATTTCAAAAAGCGTTGAAAAAATGACTGATCAAAACATATACATTCCATTAAAAGGTACTGTTCAATCATTAAATGTTTCGGTAGCAACGGGAATTATTTTATTTAAACTTAAATAA
- a CDS encoding phage portal protein, with product MSKVIDNIKKLFKPRNTTGNINGFRDFNNSLNYSTLTNTIKTLNEQEFLTFGLLVRAVQLIANDIGKVNFRHLKANKHGEYENIQESEIAKILNKRPTATLTPWEFKKILIWNLLLYGNAPIFIIRDESEKIKELIPIYPDYITKQEENGIISYVFKSGSNPAILLREKDVIYISYELIQGYENLSIRTLFKSTISKVKENELAMINAIKNDVSYSAFIKIRDATNQSQRELANQALKQMLENHKKNGSFGIVIDEKWEMGKASEIVNMRIDFQTRNALGREFAASLGIPPAKLGIDDPNKYNSSAELNRAYIDNSLKPLLTNITQRFTYSLLENEQEIITFKTLDLLSIDLKSIQEFASSAINNGYATANEIRALIGLDKHPDGDFLLANGTLTPVKVLQAQYNNPPEQQKPPLKQQESERDTNTPETTKTPKKQKITKGD from the coding sequence TTGAGTAAGGTAATAGATAACATAAAAAAATTATTTAAACCAAGAAATACAACCGGAAACATTAATGGCTTTCGGGATTTTAACAATTCTCTAAATTATTCAACTTTAACCAACACCATTAAAACATTAAATGAGCAAGAATTTTTAACTTTTGGACTATTAGTAAGAGCGGTTCAATTAATAGCAAACGATATAGGAAAGGTCAACTTCAGACATTTAAAAGCAAACAAGCATGGAGAATATGAAAACATCCAAGAAAGCGAGATTGCTAAAATTCTAAACAAAAGACCAACCGCAACTTTAACGCCGTGGGAATTTAAAAAAATATTAATATGAAATTTATTACTTTATGGAAATGCTCCAATTTTCATTATTAGAGACGAAAGCGAAAAAATTAAGGAATTAATACCTATCTATCCGGACTATATCACCAAACAAGAAGAGAACGGCATAATTAGTTACGTATTTAAAAGCGGAAGCAATCCGGCAATTCTTTTAAGAGAAAAGGACGTTATATACATATCGTACGAACTAATACAAGGATACGAAAATTTAAGTATTAGAACACTTTTTAAAAGCACCATATCAAAAGTAAAAGAAAACGAGCTCGCTATGATAAACGCTATTAAAAACGACGTCAGTTATAGTGCCTTTATCAAAATAAGAGACGCAACCAATCAAAGCCAAAGAGAATTAGCAAACCAAGCGCTAAAACAGATGCTCGAAAACCATAAGAAAAACGGTTCCTTTGGAATAGTTATCGACGAAAAATGGGAAATGGGAAAAGCAAGCGAAATAGTAAACATGCGGATTGACTTTCAAACCCGAAACGCTTTAGGAAGAGAATTCGCAGCATCTTTGGGAATACCACCAGCAAAACTAGGAATAGACGACCCGAACAAATACAACAGCAGCGCAGAACTAAACCGGGCATATATCGACAACTCTTTAAAACCGCTTTTAACCAACATAACACAACGCTTCACTTATTCGCTTTTAGAAAACGAGCAAGAAATAATAACTTTTAAAACTTTGGACTTATTAAGTATAGATTTAAAGAGCATCCAAGAATTCGCATCGAGCGCAATTAATAACGGATACGCAACGGCAAACGAAATAAGAGCACTAATTGGACTAGATAAACACCCTGATGGCGACTTTTTACTAGCAAATGGAACCTTAACCCCAGTAAAAGTATTACAAGCACAATATAATAACCCACCAGAGCAACAAAAACCCCCTTTAAAGCAACAAGAAAGCGAAAGAGATACAAATACACCAGAAACAACTAAAACCCCTAAAAAACAAAAAATAACGAAAGGAGACTAA
- the cysS gene encoding cysteine--tRNA ligase translates to MIKETLYLCGPTVYNHVHIGNMRSLMYFDILNRVKLFNGIEVNYLHNITDIDDKIINKAIEENKTEKEISEFYYQEYIKLFSLYNINFPTKIIKVTEKIDWIINYIQELLDKKIAYKKNNNVFFDVTKNPKYGEISNRKLEDMKNEEVNEYDKKNIQDFALWKETNLGIKFETPFGKGRPGWHTECAAMIYYYFDKKTIDIHAGGIDLIFPHHENENAQHFSLTNSKITKKWIHSGFLNKDGTKMSKSIGNILLAKDFITKFHPDTFRQIILTTNITYPIDLTNDIIKTNEDKIKQLRKINFLLHTKQTNIEKEINQIKIKELIKLILDKKNSAFNKELNTLLKEKDYANLIEVHKILGFSFVNEKIEKEDLNMYYQWQKYRENKDFQKADELRQILVQKGLI, encoded by the coding sequence ATGATAAAAGAAACTTTATATTTATGTGGACCTACTGTTTATAATCATGTTCATATTGGGAACATGAGATCTTTAATGTATTTTGATATTTTAAACAGAGTTAAATTATTTAATGGAATTGAAGTTAATTATCTTCATAATATTACAGATATAGATGATAAAATAATAAATAAAGCTATAGAAGAAAATAAAACTGAAAAGGAAATTAGTGAATTTTACTATCAAGAATATATAAAATTGTTTAGTTTATATAACATTAATTTTCCAACAAAAATTATAAAAGTTACTGAAAAAATAGATTGAATAATTAATTATATTCAAGAACTTTTAGATAAAAAAATAGCTTATAAAAAAAATAATAATGTATTTTTCGATGTAACTAAAAATCCAAAATACGGCGAAATTTCTAATAGAAAATTAGAAGATATGAAAAATGAAGAAGTAAATGAATATGATAAAAAAAATATTCAAGATTTTGCTTTATGAAAAGAAACTAATTTAGGTATTAAATTCGAAACTCCATTTGGAAAAGGTAGACCAGGTTGACACACAGAGTGTGCGGCTATGATTTATTATTACTTTGATAAAAAAACTATAGATATACATGCTGGAGGAATAGATCTAATATTTCCACACCATGAAAACGAAAATGCACAACATTTTTCATTAACCAATTCTAAAATAACAAAAAAATGAATTCATTCAGGTTTTTTAAATAAAGATGGAACTAAAATGTCAAAATCCATTGGAAATATTTTGCTAGCTAAAGATTTTATTACAAAATTTCATCCAGACACTTTTAGACAAATTATTTTAACTACAAATATTACTTATCCAATTGATTTAACAAACGATATAATAAAAACAAATGAAGATAAAATTAAACAATTAAGAAAAATCAATTTTTTATTACATACAAAACAAACAAATATAGAAAAAGAAATTAATCAAATAAAAATAAAAGAATTAATAAAACTAATATTAGATAAAAAGAATTCAGCTTTTAATAAAGAACTAAATACTTTATTAAAAGAAAAAGATTATGCAAATTTAATTGAAGTTCATAAAATATTAGGTTTTTCTTTTGTTAATGAGAAAATAGAAAAAGAAGATTTAAATATGTATTATCAATGGCAAAAATATAGAGAAAATAAAGATTTTCAAAAAGCAGATGAGTTAAGACAAATTCTTGTTCAAAAAGGGTTAATATAA
- a CDS encoding terminase TerL endonuclease subunit, producing the protein MQIFNTPYWDKVKNFFKANTNWDEPTQYALKVFNGEILASKMVIYATARHLLFLYRSKTEETFPFIYQPETFEKLQKFASKIIIPEINRPFIFTDFRKFISGFVFGWTFKDDTDSLITNEVFDVEARKQWKSSYWAMIALATTRGLLKDGKSEVYFCGPHKDSSKIPYNIALGYIKKSKELKKMFERANSIRIVSTKQGEIKALPFDKAGIEGKNPSLVILTEYHLHKDDTMQESAKSSKNLSRKNQLIVYDTTKGSNRESACFYREQDYKHFLEQQIENPETIHKNYSIFLFCAELDEEDWEQWDNPDLWKKANPGLGITVSLDDLKDEHSKITSLQAQAEFKIKRLGIWVNTGFAYFDYSLIAESQEANKKWVEEYLSKNNIKELNALVGLDLSGINDTTALVLNFEIPKQDGSGTIYVFKAHNFIPENAIEKKELSDKARYREWHKQGHLSISKGDVIDYSMVVNKLREWKDNYKIEKLLYDKWRFFTIKEHLLKTNIFHESEIQEVKQGVYLNPAFQQFEVKLRNKEIYFLDNNGILINHTLNVEIKNTTSGSGTFFIRKVNENFRIDAFIAALNTISERHNVASKEVETTFDIITI; encoded by the coding sequence ATGCAGATTTTTAATACGCCTTATTGGGATAAAGTAAAAAACTTTTTCAAAGCTAATACCAACTGAGACGAACCAACGCAATACGCCCTAAAAGTATTTAATGGCGAGATTTTGGCAAGTAAAATGGTGATATACGCAACCGCAAGGCATCTTTTATTTTTATATCGCTCTAAAACAGAAGAAACCTTCCCTTTCATATATCAACCAGAAACATTTGAAAAGTTACAAAAATTCGCTTCAAAAATTATCATCCCGGAAATAAACCGCCCCTTTATTTTTACAGATTTTAGAAAATTTATAAGCGGCTTTGTTTTTGGCTGAACTTTCAAAGACGACACCGACAGTTTAATAACTAATGAAGTTTTTGACGTGGAAGCACGGAAACAATGAAAAAGCAGTTATTGAGCAATGATAGCGCTAGCAACAACCCGCGGACTATTAAAAGACGGAAAAAGTGAAGTTTATTTTTGCGGACCGCATAAAGACAGTAGCAAAATACCATATAACATAGCGCTTGGATATATCAAAAAGAGCAAAGAACTTAAGAAAATGTTCGAAAGAGCGAACAGTATAAGAATAGTCAGCACCAAGCAGGGAGAAATAAAAGCGCTCCCTTTTGATAAGGCAGGAATAGAAGGGAAGAACCCAAGTTTAGTAATTTTGACAGAATACCACCTTCATAAAGACGATACGATGCAAGAGAGTGCGAAATCATCTAAAAACCTTTCAAGGAAAAACCAACTTATCGTTTACGATACAACCAAAGGAAGCAACCGAGAAAGCGCCTGCTTTTATAGAGAACAAGACTATAAGCATTTTTTAGAACAGCAGATAGAAAACCCGGAAACTATTCATAAAAATTATTCTATTTTTTTATTTTGCGCAGAATTAGACGAAGAAGACTGAGAGCAATGAGACAACCCCGACCTTTGAAAGAAAGCAAACCCTGGACTAGGCATTACAGTTAGTTTAGACGACTTAAAAGACGAGCATAGCAAAATAACTTCATTACAAGCGCAAGCAGAATTTAAAATAAAACGTTTAGGAATTTGAGTAAATACGGGATTCGCTTATTTTGATTATTCATTAATAGCAGAAAGCCAAGAAGCAAACAAAAAATGGGTTGAAGAATACCTATCAAAAAACAACATTAAGGAATTAAACGCGCTTGTTGGATTAGACTTAAGTGGTATAAATGATACAACCGCTCTAGTTTTAAATTTTGAAATACCAAAGCAAGACGGAAGCGGCACCATTTATGTTTTTAAGGCGCATAACTTTATACCAGAAAATGCTATAGAAAAGAAAGAATTAAGCGATAAGGCGCGATATAGAGAGTGACATAAGCAAGGGCATTTATCAATATCAAAGGGCGACGTAATAGACTATTCAATGGTGGTCAATAAATTAAGAGAGTGGAAAGATAATTACAAAATAGAAAAGCTTCTTTATGATAAATGGAGATTTTTTACAATTAAGGAACACCTTTTAAAAACTAATATTTTTCATGAGAGCGAAATTCAGGAAGTAAAGCAAGGTGTTTATTTAAACCCCGCCTTTCAGCAATTCGAGGTAAAGTTACGGAATAAAGAAATTTATTTTTTAGATAATAATGGAATTTTAATAAACCATACCTTAAACGTAGAAATTAAAAACACGACCAGCGGAAGCGGAACATTTTTCATTAGAAAAGTAAATGAGAATTTTAGAATAGATGCTTTTATCGCGGCGCTTAATACCATAAGCGAAAGGCATAACGTGGCAAGTAAAGAAGTAGAAACAACATTTGATATAATAACAATTTAA
- a CDS encoding phage head-tail connector protein codes for MYPSEEIYDWLDQIKINLSIADNQRDEILLDYIEIAHENIWTQYYELKLDDYGQIPKEHPWAYDLKTKLATLHLAAIYFSNPDTTNQAKDVIDERMLYRILGGRISYAQNEQNK; via the coding sequence ATGTACCCAAGCGAAGAAATATACGATTGACTGGATCAAATAAAAATAAATTTATCTATAGCAGATAATCAAAGAGACGAAATTTTATTAGACTATATCGAAATAGCGCATGAAAACATATGAACGCAATATTACGAACTAAAATTAGACGACTATGGACAAATACCAAAAGAACACCCGTGGGCTTATGATTTAAAAACTAAATTAGCAACATTACACCTGGCGGCAATATATTTTTCAAACCCAGACACAACCAACCAAGCAAAAGACGTTATCGACGAAAGAATGTTATACAGAATACTAGGGGGCAGAATTAGTTATGCACAGAATGAACAGAATAAATAG
- a CDS encoding plasmid mobilization protein: MYDTYYTYKKMKGMKSKMTVRKTITLSEEDYDLIKINAQERGQSFSEFLRESTLIRIREDDKLDLAQYLEKYIGPIDEEEEKEYEELYASGKLDISDEEIERIKKENGL, translated from the coding sequence ATGTATGATACATATTATACATATAAAAAAATGAAAGGAATGAAAAGCAAAATGACAGTAAGAAAAACTATTACATTATCAGAAGAAGATTACGACTTAATTAAAATAAACGCGCAAGAGCGTGGACAAAGTTTTTCAGAATTCTTAAGAGAAAGTACACTAATAAGAATAAGAGAAGATGATAAATTAGATTTAGCGCAATATTTAGAAAAATACATCGGTCCGATTGACGAAGAAGAAGAAAAAGAATATGAAGAATTATACGCAAGCGGAAAATTAGATATTAGCGACGAAGAAATAGAAAGAATAAAAAAAGAAAATGGGCTTTAA
- the rpmG gene encoding 50S ribosomal protein L33, producing MSKEKITLACEICKAKNYVKNKSITERLFVKKFCKKCNVQTLHKEEK from the coding sequence ATGTCTAAAGAAAAGATTACATTGGCTTGTGAAATTTGTAAAGCAAAAAATTACGTAAAAAACAAATCAATTACAGAAAGATTATTTGTGAAAAAATTTTGTAAAAAATGTAATGTTCAAACTTTACACAAGGAAGAAAAATAA
- a CDS encoding type II toxin-antitoxin system RelE family toxin, translated as MGFNVIYLKDAKKFIRKNGAYGLRFMKLFERLAENKKNLASKKFDVKLLTKCKKKAYRARIGNYRAVFKVIENDLLIMVVDIDSRGEIYKNLENKL; from the coding sequence ATGGGCTTTAATGTTATCTATTTAAAAGACGCTAAAAAATTTATTAGAAAAAACGGAGCATATGGCCTAAGATTTATGAAACTTTTTGAAAGATTAGCAGAAAACAAAAAGAACTTAGCGTCCAAAAAATTTGACGTCAAACTTTTAACTAAATGCAAGAAAAAAGCATATAGAGCAAGAATTGGTAATTATAGAGCAGTTTTTAAAGTAATAGAAAACGATTTATTAATTATGGTTGTTGATATAGACAGTCGCGGCGAAATATACAAAAATTTAGAAAATAAATTATAA
- a CDS encoding nuclease-related domain-containing protein, which translates to MSQKEVIILVGIIISLSLIISIIAFSIFVKFKYINKISKQEQIGIEAEKNINLFLKNWANQNNFFFIESSLYKYGENKLFEVDGILLTNKAIIVVEIKSINGIITGNAEENNWTKTLGKKTFTITNPVYQNDKHIYHITQMLNYKLPILSLIIFSDRAEKLEIENNISHVIITKENNLNQILFDINTSLEEKIDKKTLLEIKRTIEDFRTNDKKDYLTLKSFGNEY; encoded by the coding sequence ATGTCGCAAAAAGAAGTAATTATTTTAGTTGGAATTATTATAAGTCTATCATTAATAATCTCTATTATTGCTTTTAGTATATTTGTTAAGTTTAAATATATAAATAAAATATCCAAACAAGAACAGATAGGTATAGAAGCTGAAAAAAACATTAATTTATTTTTAAAAAATTGAGCTAACCAAAATAATTTTTTCTTTATAGAAAGTAGTTTATATAAGTATGGAGAAAATAAATTATTTGAAGTTGATGGAATATTACTAACAAACAAAGCAATAATAGTAGTTGAAATCAAATCAATAAACGGAATAATAACAGGAAATGCAGAAGAAAATAATTGAACTAAAACTTTAGGAAAAAAAACTTTTACTATAACTAATCCTGTTTATCAAAATGATAAACATATTTATCATATAACCCAAATGTTAAATTATAAATTACCTATTTTATCTTTAATAATTTTTTCAGATAGAGCTGAAAAATTAGAAATAGAGAATAATATTTCTCACGTAATAATTACGAAAGAAAACAACCTAAATCAAATATTATTTGATATTAATACTTCTTTAGAAGAAAAAATAGACAAAAAAACTCTGTTAGAAATTAAAAGAACAATAGAAGATTTTAGAACTAATGATAAAAAAGATTATTTAACACTTAAATCTTTTGGAAATGAGTATTAA
- the secE gene encoding preprotein translocase subunit SecE, which yields MKEKKLKKNKLKKYYFRNWMKEIKRIKWPSQKDATNNFYLILLFVTICSIIFLLISFVATWIWNLIGVGI from the coding sequence ATGAAAGAAAAAAAACTTAAAAAAAACAAATTAAAAAAATATTATTTTAGAAATTGAATGAAAGAAATTAAAAGAATAAAATGGCCGTCTCAAAAAGATGCTACAAATAATTTTTATTTAATTCTTTTATTTGTTACTATTTGTTCAATAATATTTTTACTAATTTCTTTCGTTGCAACTTGAATTTGAAATTTAATAGGAGTAGGAATTTAA
- a CDS encoding HK97 family phage prohead protease gives MEFLILSRTKPTVEENPQGARKKRTLELSIELESWSPVYEKAGIKYREKLDANIFDFETPIELQNINSYLDHKVSIEHLLASTKNKTMNVRKENNRIIATIEVDEKNKNLRRVADLIEQGVIESNSFIFQSLDYSINETPEDKDVDLEFIYKKAKLISIDPVYEGFYPQDKCRVYSKDNKNILEIMEERKQEMTQETKQEQVEQLEERVAKPKTETEREKELEQELIKTMENNQNNEARLKELEKELATIKEENLELKDKQEKELKEREKMMEHIKNENLKTINNEPKQDLSELRAKMKNGKTLNEREKINLYNETLEHLNNDTIKEIEVIDREVARTLEKRALDGTTNLKGLALIETHDIPGILSEWNAVFPEYTEAAQKFTLTGLDEITKAVYVADKRVITSIAENAESTDFGGQTFKVKLRPERYSVKLTQNNALSHGDELWLKQIQDAKNGIIRALRKKFYAGIFTHAGTAMPTDGTYTGGVTQEAKFLTENTNAFTFNDIDNLVKSVEGQYGEGALDGFILAMHPDTLAKLEKPFLNNTTASFINAVYNPITKKYRGLQILTSTEYTDKEITKGKKPALLFNKASVCVYGLSFVINEDQYTDLSKDATNRYVKTRGEIKLIDPYINSRFIEVK, from the coding sequence ATGGAATTTTTAATTTTATCAAGGACAAAACCAACGGTAGAAGAAAACCCGCAAGGAGCAAGAAAAAAGAGAACATTAGAATTAAGTATTGAACTCGAAAGTTGGTCGCCAGTTTATGAAAAAGCGGGAATAAAATACAGAGAAAAATTAGACGCAAACATTTTTGACTTTGAAACACCTATAGAATTACAAAACATAAATTCTTATTTAGACCATAAAGTAAGCATCGAGCACCTTTTAGCAAGCACAAAAAATAAAACAATGAACGTGCGCAAGGAAAACAATAGAATAATCGCAACAATAGAAGTGGACGAAAAGAACAAAAATTTAAGAAGGGTGGCGGATTTAATAGAACAAGGTGTAATAGAAAGCAATAGTTTTATTTTTCAATCTTTAGACTATTCTATAAACGAAACACCAGAAGACAAAGACGTAGACTTGGAATTTATATACAAGAAGGCAAAACTAATTAGCATTGACCCAGTATATGAAGGGTTCTACCCGCAAGACAAATGCAGAGTTTATAGCAAAGACAACAAAAACATTTTAGAAATTATGGAAGAAAGGAAACAAGAGATGACACAAGAAACAAAACAAGAACAAGTGGAACAATTAGAAGAAAGAGTGGCAAAACCAAAAACAGAAACCGAAAGAGAAAAAGAATTAGAACAAGAATTAATTAAGACCATGGAAAACAACCAAAACAACGAAGCAAGATTGAAAGAATTAGAAAAAGAACTTGCAACTATTAAAGAAGAAAATTTAGAACTAAAAGACAAGCAAGAAAAAGAATTAAAAGAAAGAGAGAAAATGATGGAACACATTAAAAACGAAAACCTAAAAACAATCAACAATGAACCAAAACAAGACTTAAGCGAATTAAGAGCCAAAATGAAAAATGGTAAAACATTAAACGAAAGAGAAAAAATAAATTTATACAACGAAACATTAGAACACTTAAACAACGACACCATTAAAGAAATAGAAGTTATCGACAGAGAAGTGGCAAGAACATTAGAAAAAAGAGCGCTTGACGGAACAACAAACCTAAAAGGGCTGGCATTAATCGAAACACACGATATACCTGGAATTTTAAGCGAATGAAACGCGGTGTTCCCAGAATATACAGAAGCAGCGCAAAAGTTTACTTTAACAGGACTTGACGAAATTACAAAAGCAGTTTACGTGGCAGATAAAAGAGTTATAACAAGCATCGCAGAAAACGCAGAATCAACAGACTTTGGTGGGCAAACTTTTAAAGTAAAATTAAGACCAGAAAGATACAGTGTAAAATTGACACAAAACAACGCCTTATCTCATGGAGATGAATTATGATTGAAACAGATCCAAGATGCTAAAAACGGAATTATTAGAGCTTTACGTAAAAAATTCTATGCAGGCATTTTTACACACGCAGGAACAGCAATGCCTACAGACGGAACATATACTGGTGGTGTAACACAAGAAGCTAAATTCTTAACAGAAAACACAAACGCCTTTACTTTCAACGATATCGATAATTTAGTAAAAAGCGTAGAAGGACAATATGGAGAAGGAGCACTTGACGGATTTATTTTAGCAATGCACCCAGATACTTTAGCAAAATTAGAAAAACCGTTTTTAAATAATACAACCGCTTCATTTATTAATGCGGTATATAACCCAATTACTAAAAAATACAGAGGACTCCAAATTTTAACAAGCACAGAATATACAGACAAAGAAATAACTAAAGGAAAAAAACCAGCCTTATTATTTAATAAAGCAAGCGTGTGCGTTTATGGACTTTCTTTCGTTATCAATGAAGACCAATACACAGACTTAAGCAAAGACGCAACAAATAGATATGTAAAAACAAGGGGAGAAATTAAATTAATAGACCCTTATATTAACTCAAGATTTATAGAGGTAAAATAA
- a CDS encoding YgjP-like metallopeptidase domain-containing protein, producing the protein MLKIESIVIDGIEVKFKLYPALVLENNIRWKEGIIEFHPTKKSIEDNSWQEELKTYFRKNKDFCLNYSGEAIDIKNKHFYLFGEKINFEIIEKINEFIFNCEKIDVLEKSFNSLKLLERFIKNFCEQRLFRYLIYRTTELENLLKVEKRNKIILKKFNSYWGRNSFTQNTIEYASRLFPFSQEIIDSIIYHELVHCFFPHHKKDFWNKLYNYVSKEKYELYSNKLYFGVFN; encoded by the coding sequence ATGTTAAAAATCGAGTCAATAGTTATAGATGGTATAGAGGTAAAATTTAAACTATATCCAGCTCTTGTATTAGAAAATAATATTAGATGAAAAGAAGGGATAATAGAATTCCATCCTACAAAGAAAAGCATAGAAGACAATTCATGGCAAGAAGAATTAAAAACTTATTTTAGAAAAAATAAAGATTTTTGTTTAAATTATTCAGGTGAAGCAATAGATATAAAAAATAAGCATTTTTACTTATTTGGAGAAAAAATTAATTTTGAAATAATTGAAAAGATTAATGAGTTTATTTTTAATTGTGAAAAAATAGATGTTTTAGAAAAAAGTTTTAATTCGTTAAAATTACTAGAAAGATTTATTAAAAATTTTTGCGAACAAAGGCTTTTTAGATACTTAATTTATAGAACTACTGAATTAGAAAATCTTTTAAAAGTTGAGAAGAGAAATAAAATAATTTTAAAAAAATTTAATTCATATTGAGGCAGAAATAGTTTCACACAAAACACAATTGAATATGCTTCTAGACTTTTTCCTTTTTCTCAAGAAATAATTGATTCTATAATTTATCATGAATTAGTTCATTGTTTTTTTCCTCATCATAAAAAAGATTTTTGAAATAAACTTTATAATTATGTTTCAAAAGAAAAATACGAACTATACTCAAATAAATTATATTTTGGAGTTTTTAATTAA
- the nusG gene encoding transcription termination/antitermination protein NusG — protein MDNKENFKWYMISTISGKEENVIESLNNRIKSDFLDHLFEEIKIFEAPHLTQKEIEKKIKGQSFVLKKENLYKGYIFAKMLMTDEAWFIVRNTQYVTGLVGSSGKGAKPTPVSTREIKKMFEAEKKAWAKYDAGIIDSPFTVGALVEVVDGKFSGTEGIVLENDDKKLEAWVEIEVFGRKTPTRFSYNELEVLKK, from the coding sequence ATGGATAATAAAGAAAATTTTAAATGATATATGATTTCGACTATTTCCGGAAAAGAAGAAAATGTTATAGAGTCTTTAAACAATAGAATAAAATCTGATTTTTTAGATCATTTATTCGAAGAAATAAAAATATTCGAAGCACCTCATCTAACTCAAAAAGAAATAGAAAAGAAAATAAAAGGACAATCATTCGTTCTAAAAAAAGAAAATTTATACAAAGGTTATATTTTCGCAAAAATGTTAATGACTGACGAAGCTTGATTTATTGTTCGTAATACACAGTATGTAACAGGATTAGTAGGTTCTTCTGGAAAAGGAGCAAAACCGACTCCGGTTTCTACAAGAGAAATCAAAAAAATGTTCGAAGCAGAGAAAAAGGCTTGGGCAAAATACGATGCAGGAATAATAGACTCACCTTTTACAGTCGGTGCACTAGTTGAAGTAGTAGATGGTAAATTTTCTGGAACAGAAGGAATTGTTTTAGAAAATGATGACAAAAAATTAGAGGCTTGGGTAGAAATAGAAGTATTTGGAAGAAAAACACCTACTCGTTTTTCTTATAATGAATTAGAAGTTTTAAAAAAATAA